The sequence ttttccttaacacttgtaaaatttatttttttgaaagacttaTGAGGGAGTAACCCTCAGGTAAGCAATCTTGTCAATGAATTGACTTGATTTATACTTTAATTATAGGCTTGTGAATGCCCACTTTACTGGAAAGGTCCTCTGTTTTATTGTGCTGGAGGAGAACGAACAGGATACGTGTCAGTTCATAAGTTTGTTGCAATGTGGAGGAAGTAAGTAGATCACTTTTTCAGagatactgtatttttaaatgaaatgtgatAGTCTAATCTCTGAGTCTataaaggggaagaaaacactACTATAATCAGCCATTGACAGCAAACTTTTACCTGGGACAAAGTAAGTAGATCAttcctttaaaacaagcaaacaactcTATTAtacttaaagatttttaaatgcttgtgaTAAATGACTGGCTATTTATGGGAAAAGTAAAAACCACGACACTAATTTGCAGATGTCATTTCTTGtcaaaatgctttcttctctttttacttCCTCTTTAGTTTCCTAGTTCTAACTTGAAAATGTCCTTTCATATAAGCAATTACTTTGAGTACCCCCTCCTCTAATGTAAATGTACAAGACTATACTGCTTTAACTTCCCTTGGAGTGAACTTTGCCATGTGTGATTAATTATCTTTTGAATTAAAAGTTGTGGTTGCAGTTTTGTAAGACTTATTCATGCTAATTTGTATGGGCATCCTAGGAGCGATTTTCTGTGTATGGTAGTAAATGCATATCTTTACATTTCAGAATACTTCAGACCTGCTATGATGATGCTGCAAAGTTTGTTCATCTTCTAATGAACCCTGGATGCAACTATTTGGTGCAAGAAGACTTCATTCCTTTTTTACAAGTAAATTGCAACTGAAACTAgttctagaaaacaaaacaaaattacgAGCTTGCAGAGTTTTTTTAGCTAAACATGCATTTTCATGGTCTTCATTAAAGTTTATTAATAATACTTTGTGTAGCTCACTTCGTGTTGTCCCCTGAGATGCTAGTGACTTCTTTTAAAGTTAATCATTTTATGGCAGGTGATATCTTTTTTTAAGATCTGCAGTAAGATGTATGGATTTGAAATTGTTTGCAGGAGTAGCTTGTATCAGGAATTTTTTTGGGGTTTTGAAAAGCAGTTGAAGTTACTTGTGTCAAGGAGGCCCTTTGGAGGGCAAAGGAAAAGTGGCCTATGCATTCAAGATGTAATACAATTTCTCTCAAAGAGCAGCGAACAAATTTATAAAACCTGAATTGACTTTTAGTGCGTCATCATCAGACACAATTATAAGCTACAACAGTCAGTGTTTATCTGGCTAGTTTATTCAAAATTTTCTGCCTATGTAAAATACAGGAAACCTTCAGGTTATATGGCTATTAAGAGATTATTCTATTCTTAAGGTGATCAGTGTTTACACGAAGCATGCTATAAATGAAGCTATTAATTATTCTACTTAATTTGAACCCTCTTGCTTAAGGAAGGAGAtatcacaaacaaacaaatctgtgCTATACAGTCACTGATGAATACTGTTCAGGATATTGTTATTCCTTTCTCTGTAGGATGTGGTGAATAGTCATCCTGGcctatcatttttaaaagaagcatCTGAGTTTCATTCTCGGTACATTACCACAgtaagtgtttttttatttggaaaagctATTCTTGTTAATTAAGTACAAAAATCAGAATGGTTAAAATTAGTTGACAAGCATCTTTCTcctttggaggggaaaaaaaagttgagtaTGCTGTCAGTCTTCATTTCTACATAACTAGAAATATTGTGaagaaaattgatttcttttagCATTGTAGTAGAAAGTGGTGAACTTAATACTAGGAGGAGAAACACTGAATTGTAATAGTGCAGAATAAGTTAATGaacattgaagaaaaaatgtactaTTATCTTAGACTTACTTGATTGTGGATGTAGACTATACTCATTAGAATCCCACCCTTATTCTGGGATTAATTAAATGGAATTTTGAATGAAAAGTCTATATTAGCATGATTATGTTCAGCATCAAGTAAAGTAATGAATATATTGAAGCTGCTTACCATTTTCCTCTCcggggatttttctttttaggcaGGTTTTTATACAAGAAAagcttcatttctctttgtaCAGTTACATGACTGAAGTATTCTTTCTGTACACAAGGGAAAAATCAGTGACACTAAATTTTTTCAACTGTAGACTAGATACCCAATTCCACTGAAGTCTCAAAAGATGAAAACTTCACAAAATGACTTCCCATTCATTCTGTGCACATGAAAACTAGTTTAACGAATATTCCCCAACACAAACCATGTGGAGTTGGTCATATTTTATCCAGCTTATAGTTTTACCCAGACCTAAACTGTGGAAGACTTTTTgaagtgtttggttttggttccTTCTATCCTTCCTATAGAGACTGCCAGCCTATCAAGTAGGTCCTGATGTATTAGTTCTTACTTCTTTTTGTAATCATTGCATGAGCTCCTGGATCCTTCTTGCCAAATGTGACTAAAGGAAATGTTCTGCCTGTGAGAGTAGTTCTCTTGATTAATGGATTGTGGTTTGTATCAAAGCCTGCTCTGCTTAAAATCATGAAAGCTTGctgtaggaaggaaaaaatcctgCCACTTCCAGTTACTTTTCTTTGGATGAACAGCTTATTTGAGTAGGTCTGAGCCTAGCAATATTGAGTAAACTAGTGCTGGCAGCACTCTACTAACAAAACTTAGTATAGTTTCAAGAGAAATCCATGTTTAATCAAAATTCCAGAAAAACTAGTATTTTTAGTAATGTAAGAATATTTGGAATGCcattctgcaaataaaaaatggcAAGAGGACTCTGCTGTTATTTCCTGTCTTTGTTTCAGGATGGACTGTTAGTGGTAAATTGACTTACACAGCCTTCTAAAATTCTGTCCTAGAAATTGTTACTAATATAGGTGACTTTACTATAAGTTAAAGTAAGGCATTTCGGACgaggtgatcttggaggtcttttccaacctttatgattctatgattttatgtaTTCACCTCAGTTCAAAATAGCCTTAATCTTACTACCTGAAGCTTTAAAGTGTGTTGTAAGCATTGCAGTTGAATATTTAATCTCTGTTCATGCTAATTCCAGTTAGCAGTTAAATGAACCATTTTTTGCagtttgtgtatatatatatgtgtgcatgtgtatgtatacatacactTCATAAATCTATTTAGTGAAGCAGGTGTTTAAATATTGTTCAACCATTGAAGCAACTGATTCTGTCTGCTAGGCAGTGATTTAAGTTGGTTGGTCAGCCTAGTGGTAAGGTTAGGTGCATATGTTCAAGATAAAACTGAATTACATTAAAAACGTTTGTCCTGACAAATGGGATACTACATTTAGTCTGCAAGTATGTTGTATGTACATCTTAACTATGAATTTTTGAAATTCCAATCTCCACAGTTTCCTCTCCCTTATGACAAACCGTTGTGCAGCCTAGTAAGGAAGGCAATTCTCTGACAATTGGCTTGTACTCTGCTTCAATTCACTTTAGAAAACTGTCTATTATGCCTGTTCCCAGTTGTCTCCAGCAAAcattcaattttgtttttatttttagaccaGTTAAATGTATAACAGATGAGATAATGACATGCAGATGGATTAAGTTGCAAAGCTAAGGCAAAACCTTTTtagaaaaaattgctttgtaGTATAAGCCAAAAATGGGCCTTCCCTAAACTCACAATTAGAATTGAGCTAATTAAGTTTCAGAAGCAGGCTGGTCTATTCTCCTTTCTACATCTAGGGAGCCAGCTGTTCTTTTTCAAAGTATGAGCTGCAGAGCTTACTGTATGCAACAGtttaagctttattttaaagcatcatGAATAAAACTCTTATGTTTGTACTTTAAAatggtggttttcttttaacTATTGTCATGCTTCAATTAAAACCTGAGGTGATGAAAACTTAAATGAAAAGGTCTTTAGTTTGGAAGAGCTTTTACTGGGGGAGGAAGGAATTCCTAAAGAGATGGCCTTTCTTGGCTAATAACTACTGTTGTAAGTAAAATCCTGTGCATGCAACATTTAGTGCATTGCTAATCAGCAGGTATAATCCATTTCCAGTTAAGCAATTACAGTTGATAATACCTTAGATTTTTTGGTCTACTTTATTATTGATGCATGAATTATTTGGAATGTTTATCTGGTTGAATTCAGTATTCACCTCAAGTATTTTGActtaaaaattaagagaaacagTTTTTTAAAGGCTCATGTTCGTAAATGAGCATGtttgggcaggaagaaaccaaatgaggtttaacaagagcaagtgtagagtcctgcacctgggaaggaacaaccggatgtatcagtacagcctgggggatgacctgctggagaggagctctgtggagaaggacctgggggtcctggtggacgacaggttgaccatgagccagcagtgtgccctcgtggccaagagggccaatgggatcctggcgtgcattaaaaggagtgtggccagcaggtcaagggaggtgatcctccccctctactctgctctcatcaggcctcacctggagtactgtgtccagttctgggctccccagtacaaaaaagacaggtaTCTCCTGGgaagagtccagcggagggccacaaagatgatacgggacctggagcatcttccctatgaggaaaggctgagggacaTGGGTCTcttcaccctggagaagagaagactgaggggatctcatcaatgtgtataaatacctgaggtgtgggagacagagggatttgacCAACCTctcttcagtggtttgtggggacaggacaaggggcaatggccacaagatggagcacaggaagttccacaccaacatgcaaaagaacttcttcatggtaaGGGTGacgaagcactggaacaggctgcccagggaggttgtggagtctccttctctggagatattcaaggcccgtctggatgcctacctgggcagcctgctctaaggaacctgctttggcaggggtttggatctgatgatctttcgaggtcccttccaaccccttcaattctgtgtaATTAAAGCTAAGTGGGTTATGCTAAATGCATGAGTTTACCAAAATGACCTACCAGTGAAACTGATTTAAGTAGAAGTGTTGGATACTCAACTGAATGAATTTACTTCTGGTTCCAATATCACTCTTGCCATAGAAGATAGTCATATTTCTTGCTAGATTTTTGTTATTCAGTTACAAGTAGTTTGTGCTATTTTTAGTAGTAATGTAGTCTTTTTCCATCTAACTTTAAATAGAATtaaatggggagggagggatatATTATCTGTTCACCTGCAGGAAGTATTGTTTCTGTCAGATGTTGGTTGGTTATATTTGTGTGGACTTAAGTTAGGGCATCCATGTCCCCTTTTTATTTGTCACTtcatttaggaaataaaattttcatagCAAATATGGGTCTTTAAATCCAAAGCCGCGAGATACATTAATGGGTTTATTAGATGATATCCTATAGTTTTGGAAGATTGGGAGGCAGTGAAATTGTCAATAGACGAATTCTGGATAGCATGTGAATATTCTACAGCGTCACTGTGTGGGGCATGGGTACTGCAGCATCGAAGTAAGAGTTACCTAGATTAGATATAGATGGAAGTAACTTGGGAATATGACATAAGAGAAGCATCAAAGTGCAAGTAATGGAAAGAACAGACTTCTAAGCCCTTCAGTTTTGGGGAAAGATGGAGTCATGTAATGTAGCTAAGGCTTATCTTTGATCACAAATATTTGTGAGGGTGCTTAGTTAgcatactgaaaaaaacatcttcattttctttttcttgcaggtTATACAGAGGATATTTTATACAGTAAATAGGTCCTGGTCTGGGAAAATAACTTGTAATGAGCTCAGGAAAAGCAACTTTTTGCAGGTACAGAATATCTAAAACTTTGCAAGATGTCTCTACAAgtttaaaaactgtattaacTAAATGTTTAAGGGAGTAATGtaagaagcattttttccttttgcaaaactAGTAGGACTAAATTGCATTAATATGTATACAGTAGAATATGTTTAATATGTATACAGTAGAATGTTTAAATGTCATCTTTTATCTAGATCTGTCTATGTGTAAATTTGATTAGCAAAAGTCTGGCTGATGTCTTCGTTCTTCTATGGACACACTAGCTTTCAACCTTTTCTGTTAAGTCTTTTCTGTCATACTGCATGGTGTGCCCTGTCTCTGAAGATAAAAATTGTTCCATTGAAATATTATTAGGTAACAGTAATTAGTTTGGTTATCAGAACTCAGATCGCTCAGCAGCTGTCTTAGAAATTCTTTAATGTGTTCTACTTATCCTTCTGATAATAGAATGTGGCATTATTGGAAGAGGAAGCTGATATTAACCAGCTGACAGAGTACTTCTCATATGAACATTTCTACGTTATCTATTGCAAATTTTGGGAGCTGGATACAGACCATGACCTCTATATTGATCGGAAGGATTTAGCTCGACATAATGATCATGGTATGACAAATGAAGCATCTTTCTTTACATGTGTTATATGACCTTTAAGCTTTCACCTGAGAAAGTGGTTAGCTGCAAAGGACAGTGTTCATGAGTCTGTAGGTGTAGGTGATCCTGCTGACTCGAGATAAAGTAGGACAAGTCATTTCTGATGTTACTTTGTGTCTAGCAATACCTAATTTGAGGAAAATCCTCAATTTGAATTGGGATTgtggtgaggaagaggaggaggaaataagCTTGAAAGTGTATAGGCTTGACTGGGGGGGAAGGgagacaagaggaaatgaccttaagttgtgccaggggaggtttagattgaatattaggagaaatttcttcactgaaagagtTGTCTTTAGTGAAGgagttgtgaagtattggaacaggctgcccagggaagtagttgagttgCCATCCCTAGAGGTCTTCAAAAATGTGTAGATATAGTGTgtagtgacatggtttaatggtcaacttggcagtgctagttaaaggttggaccagatgatcttagaggtcttttccaacctaaatgattctattattctgtgattctagcaTATGGAAAGAGTAGAAAAATAAGCCAAACATTTGTTGCTTTGCTTATTTTAAGGATTTGTTGATTTGTCCTCAGCTGcaggacattttattttaataccatTTAGTGGCTTTACCTTTTCTGCATTCACAATATACAATGACTTTGCAATTCTGTAGACTTGTACACTTGCacctattttaaatattcttgtaGCTTTTATGGAACTGctatgttttcttgttttgtttgttgtgtcTGTTGTCATCTTTGTCCTCTTCAGGACTGGAAAGCTTACTTAAATGCTAAGTAACTAAGGAATATGATCTTAcattaaaaaggaacaaaaagcatTCTGATAGCCTTCTGCAGGCAAGCTTTCAGAAGTTATATTTTAGCACACCGAGGGAGGGaagctttttttcatttgagagGTTGCTTTAGTAGGTACAGtgtaagaaagcaagcagaacTGATATGAGGCCACAGGCAgtttattttgcagtattttacaTCCTTCAAGCGTAGAAATATTGGTTAAAGCTTAACAGTTGCTGTCTGAGACCTAGACTAAATAAGAGCATAAAATGGGCGATACCCAGATTTAGTCGTAAAAGCTTCTATTTTTGCATGTCAAAATCAAATACTCTGGATTCATCAATCCCTTCCTTTCTTATTGTCACTGGTTTAAAATTAGATCAAacacatggaaagaaaaagtattgaAGTATTTAGGTATTGAGcaacttcagtgttttaaaagtaGATAGGAAGACAGCATATGTCTGAAACAAATTGGCAATCCTACAGTTCTGGGGATAGATGTTAATAGGGGCCAATATTCCCACTAAAATAATGTGTTGGTGGCACATCTTCTAAAGTATATAAAACAGATGAGCAGTTTGAATGGTTAACCACTTGGTTGAATTATCAGTATTTCTACAGTGTTGAAAAAGGAATTGAGAGCTAGAATAATCAGAAGTAATTCTGCTTCTATGAGAATAGGGTTGTATGCTGCTTTGAGTGCCTTCCACAAATTCCTCAAGTTGCTCTGCATGTCCCTTACAGGGGTAGTGGTCAGTTAAGACATACCTAAAATCCCTGAAAttgttccaaaataaaaatatgaatcaCAACCATGTCAGAAATAGATCCATGTCAGAATCAACTAGGTATGCTCATAAGCCATTAATATGCAATTCTGTTTTGGCCCTTTGCCAAAAGCAGGGTCACAAACTGTCATGGCACTTGAAAACATGACTTACTTGTCATAAAACTAGTAAATGATATCTTACTAATCAGCCACTCATTACTTCTGTTATGCTACTATTTCTGCGTCAAGTCTGAATTCAAAGCTGGTTGTTTGGTTCTAGCTTTGCTCTGGAGACTAAGTCGTCCTTTCCGAGAGGACTCAAAGGGATTAATGAGTACTAGAGTTGATCTTTCTTACAGGTGTGTTTGTGAGGTTTCCAATAAACTCTTCAACTAGACagtacaaagcaaaaataatttgtacaTAACTGACAACTTTAAACCCTTCTTTCACAGCAATATCAAGTAGAATGATAGAGAGGATCTTCTCAGGAGCAGTAACAAGGTAATTATTTTGTATACTGATCTAAATCCAATCTAATATTTATATACTTGCTGGTTAAATTGTGTGTGATTATTCCCAGAATAAAATGACCTCATTTGAAACAGAACAATGAATTTCGGTACTTAATATTGTTATTCAAACTTGAGAATATTCATGGAACCTCTGGCTTAATCCAAGATCTTTACTGTTCTTTCTTTATCCATACGAACACTCACCATTTGCGATTGTATGGCATAGCAAGGATGAgaatgaggaaggaaaagatgttGGCATTGTCTTTCTGTCCCTCTAACCTGTAGAATTTTCAAAGGGATTTGGGCCTTTTAACTACTACTTACAAAATGAGCACTTGCATGAACAagtttacagaaataaatctgtttgATATGTGCAGTTAGAAAGCTATTAATAAAGCGAAAtaacaaaagctgaaatgaatgGCATAGAAATTGGCAGGCATATGTCTAGAGTTTATTCCATCTTCAGTTTTTTGGGCAAGACAGCATACGTTGTATCTTTCTAGATATCATGaagataacaggaaaaaaagacttttttggAATGAAATATAACATGCCTATTAACTGCCTACCTGACTTTTTTGCTAGAGAGGCTTGACTGTGTCTTCAGAATATATTTGGGTGCTATGTTCTGTAGTATGAGTAGAAACAGATATAATTATGTTCTTGTCACATACACTTaagatagaaatgaaaaaaatatttatacttgCATTCCAACACTACTTCTAGCTGATGAAGATAACTAAAACTTTTGGTTCTTCTGGACAGAGTGCTGTCCAGCTACTACCTTCCTCTTTAAATATCCATTGCAGTAGAAACAGAGTTCACAAGCTCCCTTATCCTGAGTGACCATAGTCACTGACATGTCACCTTCAAAAACTTCAAACACCCCATCTTTTGGGAGATAAATAGTGTTAATAGCACCAAGGGAAAATATTCCTTAATTTTAGTAAAAccaatctgttttaaaataaattctctatattttttcccacattGACTGTCAAGAGgtagaaaagcacaaaaagatggaaaaataagcTATGCTGACTTTGTCTGGTTTTTGATATCTGAAGAAGACAAGAAGACACCAACTAGGTAAGAATGCATTTGTTTTAGCAGAAATAGGCTGGCTTTATTGGTTTTCCAATCCTAAAAAGGGGGGACCTCTGTTGCTCAGCTAGAACTTTCGAAGAGACTAAACTCTAAAAACCATGAGTGGGGAAACTGGCCCAGTTGGCGGAATCATTATTTCTCAGTATCACTCTGTTGTTGCTGATGTAAAGATCTGTTTCAATAGTTTCTAACAAGCTTACTATGTATTCTTATTCATATGTTGCTTGTTATTGACAAGAACATAAAAGGAAACCACAGGTGTTTCTTGATGCCAGTGGCTTTGGGGAGCTATACAGTTAGCACTAGCTGTAGAACATTCATAAATTTATTCCGTGATTTACTGCATTACTGGCTTGTTCAATATGAAAAAAGAACTTGGTTCTGATGCACAATTTCATTTTCCACTGGCTCCCTTGATTATTTTCTTATGTAAAGCTATATGTTTTAGTCCTTTCCTCTTCCACCCCTCACAATTAAAGTgtgttttcaaatgcaaataatgtGTAGCAGGGCAAGTACCAGAAGCTTTTATCACAATAGGTGGTGTTTCTTGTCTAATGATTTCCTATGGTATTAGGGAATGTAGTCATAAGTCTAGTTTTGAATCTGTAACTAGCTTAGCCTTTAAAACAAGCACCATAAATTCTTAAAACTGTTTGCGTAAACAGTTCTTTGTTATTACTTAATTTCAGCATTGAATACTGGTTTCGCTGCATGGATCTTGATGGGGATGGTGTTTTGTCTATGTATGAACTGGAGTATTTTTATGAAGAGCAGTGCCAAAAATTAGATAACATGGCCATAGAACCTTTGCCATTTGAAGACTGTTTGTGCCAGATGCTGGATCTCGTGAAGCCACAATATGAAGGTAATAAAATCCTTTTCCAT comes from Anser cygnoides isolate HZ-2024a breed goose chromosome 1, Taihu_goose_T2T_genome, whole genome shotgun sequence and encodes:
- the PPP2R3B gene encoding serine/threonine-protein phosphatase 2A regulatory subunit B'' subunit beta isoform X2, coding for MKSESMRIKEISLRQDPDLRKELALLARGCDFVLPSRFKKRLRAFQQVQVQAKKEETLPPSLSQTIPTFYFPRGCPKEKVNIDAVIAKIERTFSQFPNERATLDDMGKVAKACECPLYWKGPLFYCAGGERTGYVSVHKFVAMWRKILQTCYDDAAKFVHLLMNPGCNYLVQEDFIPFLQDVVNSHPGLSFLKEASEFHSRYITTVIQRIFYTVNRSWSGKITCNELRKSNFLQNVALLEEEADINQLTEYFSYEHFYVIYCKFWELDTDHDLYIDRKDLARHNDHAISSRMIERIFSGAVTRGRKAQKDGKISYADFVWFLISEEDKKTPTSIEYWFRCMDLDGDGVLSMYELEYFYEEQCQKLDNMAIEPLPFEDCLCQMLDLVKPQYEGKITLHDLKRCKLTNVFFDTFFNTEKYLDREERDQFSMLRDGEGESQELSDWEKYAAEEYDILVAEEAASDQWNDGYEAELNPVDHQKANVLKYQMEKRPFFEMPSHLADVDLDEYDYEEDFE